The genomic stretch attaataatacttaggtacttatttaatccgatttggcgatttcgtagaaaaaatgtgacgtcacactaggggggaggggtttgccaaatgtgaccaagtgtgacaaggagggggggaggggtcaaaaaacctagaaattcgtgtgacgtaattaatggatgaccccttatatagtaagtgaaaaatacacAAGCAAGTGTTCAATGAAATAAAGGAAACAATATAAAAGAACTTTAAAATTGATCATACCAACTCTATCCGTGTAACCTTTAGCCATCCATCGGTCGTCATAATACCTAGACAGTTCTTGGAAATTAGTTGCTCTCCTTTCTTCTCTGGGCTCTACAAACTTCTTAAACATTTTTTGGGCTCTAGATGATACCATTTTCCAGAGCTTTGGTTGTTTCTTCAAGGGGTTTGAACTGTTATACCAATTGTAAAAGCTAAAACATAAATATGgttaaattaaatactaaatatttttttcgacaggtaatttataatttttaagcaCATGGCTAACAATATTGAATTTATGGACGCGTATTtaacgcggtaacgcagcgagtgtgatgggcacctttgcgccgggggtagcgcggggaggcctctttgagtagtttttatattccttattttattttagatgtaTTTAGGGTTTTAGttgtaatttagtattatttatagatgtatatagttcataagttatttatttgtttttctacggtctttttcctatgaaataaatattatttgtataatatgtatCTACGGGCCTATAGTTGCCTGAGAATATTTATGGACAGCAAAACTATTAGAGACAATGtatgataattatattttaactacACTGACACTAAGCAGTTAAGCAGTAACTATTTACCTTGTATATCGTGGGTCGTCAAAGGCCGCTTTTTGCCACGGCAAGCAACCCGTGAGGCAGATGAAAATAACAATTCCGAATTGCCAAACGTCGTGTGTTATTAACGCTCTAAAAACAGAAATACGTACAATGTGAGTAACGGGCGCATAAATTCTTAGCAATTTTACGATAAATAAAGTGTTACTAGGAATTTTTCACATATGTTCCTCGGTCTATTGCTAATAAACTTGAAATTATATCCACTTCATTTTAGAAAATCAATGAGCGTAGTGCTCCCACTTCGCATCTCAAATATTGTATTCAataattctattatttttatagaatTATTGAATACACTGTAGCTTAAATAGTTTATCTAACTGTTGCGAATACAAATgtatgataatttatttttatcgaAAGTTAATATGAATATTTACTTGTAAGTGGCATCCATAGGTAATTTTAATACTTCTGGAGGAGAATACGGTAGCCATTCGTTCCTTCTTCGGACTGACGAATTTACTTTTCTGGTCTCTCCAAAATCACAAAGCTTTATTCGTGAAAAATCCGACTTAAATATTAGAACGTTGTCAAGTTTTACATCTCTATGCACCAAATCTCTTTGATGAAGATGTTCCAATGCGGAAGATAATTGTCTTGCCACTCGTTTTGTATGAGTTTCTCCTATTCCTGTGTCAAGCATATTCGATGTCAGGtcacctaaaattaaaaaaggtaAATATTACGCTCCTAAcgtcgttatttttatttatatttcactATATTGCAAAAATCaagcaaaataatgtctaaTGGCATTTTCAACCTGCGAGCTAAACAGAGATatgtaaaaatggtgcaaggatAAAACTAAGAAGATATTCATTAGATTAGAATTCTCACAAACaactacatataaaatatacaaatgaaaaatctgaACTAAATTGAATCAATATACTACAACACATATGGTTCATACATACTCAATAACATATTTATGAAGAATTTGAATCTCAGCATTTTTAAGTAGATAGTTTTGGGGCGTTGATTTATAATGACCGGCATTAGAAATGAGTCAGTTTTAATATTCATTCAGCTTTAGTTTGGCGGTTTTCCAAATGAATACGCATTAGTAAAGAGCGAATTCAGCTCAATTAGTCTTTATCATGCTTTTACTAAAtgacaatattttaaattaatcataCCAAAAACATCTATTTTGCTATCCATAACAAGTAGTCTGTAACGAgtttaaaattttacaaatatattgtaaaattttaaatatttgaaagagaattataacattaaaataaaacaaccaACATAACATTAAATGGATGGAATTATAACATTAAATGGATTTTAGATGTgtaagaaaatattaaatgcaaaaatatataatcactacaccttataaaacaaagtccctcgccgcgtctgtctgtttgtttgtatgttcgcgataaaaaactcaaaaagtactgaatggattttcatgtggttttcagcaatcaatagagtgattcttgagtttaagtgtataatttgttcaCCCGTGCGAAGCTCTATCTATATAGTTATaactaattattaaatttacgATGTCTTACCCAAAGGAGCATATTCTTGACAGAATACATAAAACCCGGCAGTCTCAAAAGCAACATCAAATGTAGTTACTATGTTTTTATGTGCACTGAGGTGCAACCCATAATGGAACTCCCTGTAGAAGTCTCGTATGGACACATAAGGTTTTGGCAAGGCTTTCAGTACAATTTCTGTATCGGAAGCTCGGTGCTCCACGAGAAGTATTTTGCCAAACCATCCTTCGCCAACTATTTGCAGTATATCAAATTCTTCAACGAGACACACCTGTGGATAAGTTAAAAATATGAATGCATTAGTTTGACTAATGAATGCACAGGATGTTAGCCGTGGCCTGAAAATTAGagaatttatttttgttataaaaccACATTCCTCACATCTAAAACTATGATTAATGCTAATAGACAGAAGCGTCACATTTACACAAAAATGCCATCGTCTATTCTGTTATTTTGGAAATTTGTAGACTTTATTGTAAAGAACTAAGGTCCACGGATGGTCAGTTAAGAGACTTATTGCagttactaaataaaataaaacaatacgttTCTCTTAGATTTACTATGTTTATGATTTTTATGAAGCAGGCTGAATCAAGAATGAAATAAGCTTTAATAATAGAAGGGCTTACTTTTTCCAACTCGAATTCTCTAATTTTGTGGATAGAGCCTGTTAAGGCTCGTCTTGTGCCGTTATTCATGATCATGACTAGTTAAGAGCACATTTTGTTTACGCTGAAACAAAAACATATAGCTTAGTTatcttatacatataataataataataataaccccgcgggggcagcttgtggcgagctgacggtgagtggcgacaccgcggacccctattccagagggccctgtcatctggccctcgcctctgtgcttgccttgattggccggccagagtggagtcgcaagagcgggacctatgctccaggttggaagtgtaaaatgtcataacgccggcggcccttgaacggattaccgggatctggctaccgcagactcacctctcgacaacctcacagccactccaaagtgttgccctgttgtcgcactgtgcgtgcggccattgcggggcccactcaatgagttggcgagtcaccacctgtctgatacaattttgagactgattgtcacggcaggtgtccgctagtctctcccatagcccattatccagtccatccaactttcaaatctatagcccatgaccttagttcccatcgcagcacaaaagtgctgcactgcaatagtctttgcacctggcggggaccatctccggatgtatcacattgtgcgttcggggatggtatccgccacgtgtgtatcccttgcttttagattaaagtgtcttaaagggcctctgcgctgttggcttcggccccacgtatgcctcccaaaggtccgggaccccatggtcccgagatatggaaaagacatacaaataataataataattcacggatatttattgatgtacccgtgaatgggttccagcaggcgttctacatgacatcaaatctctccaaacggcctctacgtgttggatccatatccccacgcacgccttataaatgaccgggctcgaaagacccgagagtttactgggtagaaagcggcgcacacctctcgacacccctgagccgctcacaccgatgttgctcctggtcgtcttcgcgacggcagtttcaggggcccatctagtcagcggcgagtcaccgcctgcctcgatgacggtgttaacattgttatggcaggtgtccggacctcttttacaatagcccagtctcattgtccacccaaacatcaatccatagcccggaatactgttcactttttctacaatagtcccaatgcctgctgcgaccggttcatgggtgtctattgttgcgcctgtgaacgggttccagcaggcgttctacatgacattaaagctctccaaggggcctctacgtgttggatctatatccccacgcaagcctatcaaaagaccgggatttataggcccgtgaaatccaaaaaaaaaaaaaaaataataaaatcatttatttcaggcaaagcCCATAAAAGTGTTAGTATCTGTACAAAGCAAGACTTAAGActattgttaataaaatacagaGTCACAAAACACACACACAACCGGATGAGCATAAATTCATTAAAACAGTCAACAAaatacatgtaaaaataaaattaaataattgaattgcgaattacagaaataaattaaattaaaagcattaaaataataacaatagaaGTTAAAAAATCGATCGACAAtaaaaagaattaaataaaaattaaattaaaaaaggttaaatagtaattataataaaaaaatgtcatcaattaaaattaaaaaattaccaATTATAATTTACGAATGTCAAATGAAGGCCGATCCATCTTTTAAGCATGGGTGAATCCCACCTGTCGGCAAACACCCTTAGCCCTTAACCCCCTTACCCTTATAtaacttttgttttaaaatagatCAAAAAATTAATTAGCATCGAAGTTAATAAGattgttttataaattataccctatttatattattctgtgtcaaaattattaggtttagtaattttttttgctaAATTGTCTATTATAAGACCGCGGAAACCACACAAGTGTAACTTTACAATAGTCATTATTTCAGAGAAATCAGCGAATGAGTGTATTGGATGAGAGCCAACTCTTGATGTCCAGACTTCTGATCCAGACAGATGTCCTGACGTCACTTGTGACGTCAGCGTATATTTAGTCATAGTTGGTATATATCAGAATGCTCAAGGATTTGTCAATTGTTATATTTGTAATATGCCATGCCCTGTTGCATCTCTTTCTTTAATACTGCAAACGAAAGCGTAAACAAATGTATTTTCGCAAATACTACAGCAGAATGTGTTATGAGTAAGACTCTTGCTTGTTTTGCTACAGACGCTACAGATGTAATATtatgcatttatttatttccgcATTGTTTCATATTCGTAATCATGTGGTTGTCAACCACTGCTGTTGATACTCGtatattgtttttgtttgatactTGTAAAGAAATCAAAAGTTTAACTTGCTCCAGTTGAAAGttataatttaatgtaattttcaAAAGTTTCTGAATGACCAGTGGCTTTGCTGTAGTTATAATCCATCTGGACTAAAAAAGCTCTTTctaagaatataaaaaaataactctTAAAATCATGGCTTTATAATTTTGACGTTGTCTCCCTACCTGACACTGCTTGTATAGTCTGTAATAGACTCGAAggctaatgatgatgatgatagtttTAAACCCTTTTTTAAGATTTATCATGAATATAATGACTTATTCTGAGTAAACCAAATCACTATTTTATTCATgataattttctaaattaatttatttttataaaaataagtaattttattatttttattttactactttaCAGAAAGTCAAAAGGAATTATTATAGTTTGTATGCAGGTATCTATGTACGGAGTGGGTATATTGTGTCGCTTGTAAAACTAATACTAAACCGATTACGGTGTATGAGTTGTAATCGGTTCGTCGAACCAGCAAAGTACACCATCAGTGGCATCGGTAATAAAACAACATTTCGACTGACTTTCAAAAGCACATCttttataaaaagaaaattgCAGTTACTGTCATGCTGATTTGTTATCGTACTTATGTCAAAGTTTTAGGCACTTGTTGACATATTTAATATTACCaaatttattatgttattatggCTCAATCAATAGGTTAAGCCGATGTGATTTGCAATATTTTTGTGTTACGGCTGTTAATAAacgaaatattattaaatagtgATTGACAAAATTTTATGAAGCAATAAAATTGTACCTATTGTCAAATTAATAAAACTTTTGTGTTATACTTTGGACTTATTTCCTTTAGTTTAAGAGTCTTATTATTGGATACTAATTTCACCCAATAAGATACCTACTCTTAGACGCACTTCATCGAATAATAGACGTACTTATATTAGAATCTCTGAcgtatgtattatgtattataaagAGCCCTTGGAATCAAAACTAGTTATGGTTGAAGTaactaaaatgtatacattttatttcatatacCACTCAAGATTATACAAGattaataatgtaggtatacaagattaataatatattacctATATGGCAATTTCTGTTAAGAATAATCAAACAATACGTATGGAAATTACCAGACAATTAAGGGCAGACCTTGCACTTATACGGTTCACAAATACACTTGGACTTTGTCCAAATAAATACACATCAAAATCACATTCCGATTAATTTCACCACAGTTCAAACATTTATTTCACTACACTGTATTCCAAAAGGAGTGGTGATGTGATAAGAGTTCACGCAATGTCGGATGTATTTTTGTGCTAGGGCGGAACGGGGGAACGGGTTAGACGTCCAGCGCTGGTGTCCCGACTGTCGGCGCGTACGCAGCGACGCCCGGGACGCTATTTTCGTGCTACACATGCAAAAATCAATTTGTAACGGAAATGTTACGATCAACGACCTGATAAGTGAAATTTGTTACATGATAATGATCATCTAACCTCTTTTGGTCAGCTTTTATTAAGGCGCTATAAATCTAGACGGATGCTGACACCTAGCAGTTGCAATCAATTTACTATAAAGATATATCCATGGAAAAATACTCCTTTTGAGATTAAAAGAAAAATTGTCGCTTCAAACTATATTTACTAGTGAAATTGTGTCAAAATCGGGTTAATATATTTAGAAATCAGAAATGAAGACTTTCCTTTCATATATTCCTAATCTCAAGGTTTTACTGAGGGGATACAGATACAGTATGGCATTCGTCATAAAAAGACTGCACAGGTTTTTAAAGGGTCAACCTCAACCGTCCCTTATTTAATACCCCTGGAGTtacaggcgtccataggctacggtgactgcttaccatcaaggagggccgtatgcttgttttgGCACTAACATGGTATAAAAAAGTACCTATTcttaatttctttttaatttataggtttataattttttatacgTTTCTAACAGTTGGTTTTTTTTAGAACTCTGCTACAGCGCGGGGATCACGAGTTCGAATCACTACTCGTACAGTCTCTCGAATTGCTCTGGAAGCTTATGTTTggattatatataataatatattagatTTATACAGGTACTCTCCTGCGAAATAAAACATCGTGGGGAAACCTATTAAAAtctgtgaaaaattcaaatGTTTGTGCTaaggtgcgacataaaatagttgAAAATAAAGGCGCCCCTTCAAGTGTCaaacttccatgaaattatgagtATATATACATAACGCTTGCATAGTcgatgctatcaaaatcactgcagatttatcttggtctaactataatTTATTTCCGAAAGCCAGTATTTACTTTTACTCCGTGCATTAGTATTATTTTTAGTTGTAGCGTACCTATGTTACCTCACTTTCTTCCGGCAGGTCGCCAATATTCggtttatacaaaaatatatattataatgtatatgtatattcgaaaaattgcgcacgatttgaattatttttttcaccacaccggctcggaaaggcttactttgcacttcaaaaattgatagcaaagttgcatttttttCACATAtcaggcaaagtaatcaaatgcaatttttagttcttttcttatgtttgctggtagaattgatttacatgatgattttggatgataaatatttaataatattcatttggatttgatttggtttgatttcgtttgatattttacattttaatatttgctttgggttggtgtggtgaaacattttgtgttgcactctggggcaaattttgtttaaccctcgtgctttgaaaccctcgcaacgctcaatattccatttttcgaaccactcgccacgcttgtggttcaattttggaatcttacTCGGGTATTGTATATTAGAACAAgctgttaaacaacaactttgaacgcttgtaaaacaaataaccacaattatttatatttatttattatcggTGTAtcatttttttaatgcagaGGTATTGCCAGTTAATCGCTGTTATTAGATGTTTTTTATAGTGACAAGAAATAACACTAAACATATTGATAACCGTTATTTAACATCGTTATAACAACACCATTCTTTGGCCCAACCCTAGTGTTCAAGAAGATTGCCATAAGAAAATATACCTTCTACATAGTAGTTTCTGCTCGACAATATGCACTAAATACTTGTTTAAATACTTTTTGTATTGCCTTTAAACTGTAGTATGAAGTGTAATATTAGTGTAATTTAAAGTAGTTTActgtataatttttatatatgtgCTCTAAAACTATGTTTGTTAGTAAATATTTACACACTTTGCTACTATTTTCCAGGGTTGCTAGACAAATTTAACTTATAATCTACCAATTCTACCATTTCGCTTGACAATGCCTGTTTGTTATGATTTCGTTGTGTCACTGTCAGTCAATGTTGACGAATTATATTTTGGTTTTTTATGTACAATTAAATTGATTGTGGACTTTTGTTTTACATTAATACGTGCTTAAAGAGTTCCTGAATAAATTTCGGTAAGTGTATCTTGTGCAATGTCTCagtattttcttattttttaggttattttcgTGCCTGACAAGGCTAACTTTTATTTTTAGTCGATGCTGCccttagggttgccagatggtcgggatttggcgggattctcccgatttttagcatgtgttcccgattcccgacaaagtgtaaactgtcccgaaaaccagcttcacgttataaaacaataatttcaagttgcGAATTGGtttcgagcgagcgagctgacctACGTCAGCTAATGCGTATTAGCGTATATATTAgcgtgccaataatgtaaaatatcgttgtttttaatgcaattactttaatttgaatgtattttttttcccgacttaagtcccaaaatcccgataaattgatattgtttcccgataatagcgcctttcgatctggcaaccctagctgcCCTGATCAGATCCTCTTGCCCTATAGTATGTTTTATCTTGAACAATGACCATATCGTATAGTATAGTCCCCAGTATTTTTTGTCTTAGATAAGTATTCATGGACACATaaacttataataatattacgtcCTTAGGTAAAaacataggtaagtacataacaTAACTTTACATTTAAATTTGATTACATTTAGAGTGATTGTGGGAGCCAACAACtgtattatttcatttatttgtttAGTTTAATACTATTTTGAAAAACATTCAAATTCAGATGTCTAGAAAAGCAATATTAGCAATATAAATTGCATTGACGGTAATAGCAGATTAaattatgacatctatttcagtttataaatgatttttaacaAATACAGAGACTTCAAATATCACAGCATCACCTTTGAAATTGGCACACCTTACCGCTGGGCTACCACGCTTCCACTCCTACATGGGCGGTTCATTCCCATCTATCTCCGCCAGGATGCGAATAGGTGCATTTATATGCACATTACACATTTTCATCTGTCACTGCCTCATGTATGGCGGGGTTTATGTGGTTTGGGTAGAAATGGGAGTACTCCCCATGGGTAATTGCAAAATAATTGTACATATTTAGGGTCTTAGACTCATAGTTCATTTATAAAAAAGTTTAAGTCCTAATTAGTACCATTCTGTTACAAAatgtattgtattatatttatttcatacatattataacctCACAGTTTGGCAACAACTTATTAGAATAATAGGCATGTAACTGTAATAAAAATTCACTAATCTTTGTAACACCATCACATGAATTAAACGAAGACTAACTTCAGTTCTTAGACCAAGCTATCTTTTCATAAACTTTGCATTAAGAATGTATACATTGAGCAGTCAGATTTcctacccattttgtactttgtcataGTGTAAGGTCTCTAGCAActactttcatattgattgtcactgtgacaaggtccGAAATGCGTCAGAAATTTAATTCTTTGACTGTCCCTCCCCTCCT from Cydia fagiglandana chromosome 11, ilCydFagi1.1, whole genome shotgun sequence encodes the following:
- the LOC134669154 gene encoding serine/threonine-protein kinase SBK1 isoform X2, coding for MIMNNGTRRALTGSIHKIREFELEKVCLVEEFDILQIVGEGWFGKILLVEHRASDTEIVLKALPKPYVSIRDFYREFHYGLHLSAHKNIVTTFDVAFETAGFYVFCQEYAPLGDLTSNMLDTGIGETHTKRVARQLSSALEHLHQRDLVHRDVKLDNVLIFKSDFSRIKLCDFGETRKVNSSVRRRNEWLPYSPPEVLKLPMDATYKALITHDVWQFGIVIFICLTGCLPWQKAAFDDPRYTSFYNWYNSSNPLKKQPKLWKMVSSRAQKMFKKFVEPREERRATNFQELSRYYDDRWMAKGYTDRVAGSDIDELCPSMYSFHSDVNEKNILLKHFRDNGIETTVDRQAKKQRIRDWIQNSVIEEGDEDDEENPELMFDEETDEELQDTSRGHPIDESHRVTLRYDTEKHINPRTGEVIEGVKAPPEKNPLSYDVQNIEPVAPANVVRSF
- the LOC134669154 gene encoding serine/threonine-protein kinase meng-po isoform X3; translated protein: MLDTGIGETHTKRVARQLSSALEHLHQRDLVHRDVKLDNVLIFKSDFSRIKLCDFGETRKVNSSVRRRNEWLPYSPPEVLKLPMDATYKALITHDVWQFGIVIFICLTGCLPWQKAAFDDPRYTSFYNWYNSSNPLKKQPKLWKMVSSRAQKMFKKFVEPREERRATNFQELSRYYDDRWMAKGYTDRVAGSDIDELCPSMYSFHSDVNEKNILLKHFRDNGIETTVDRQAKKQRIRDWIQNSVIEEGDEDDEENPELMFDEETDEELQDTSRGHPIDESHRVTLRYDTEKHINPRTGEVIEGVKAPPEKNPLSYDVQNIEPVAPANVVRRYGVKEEGSSHSSTKDSAYGSMEGKLLGQTTQS
- the LOC134669154 gene encoding serine/threonine-protein kinase SBK1 isoform X1, which produces MIMNNGTRRALTGSIHKIREFELEKVCLVEEFDILQIVGEGWFGKILLVEHRASDTEIVLKALPKPYVSIRDFYREFHYGLHLSAHKNIVTTFDVAFETAGFYVFCQEYAPLGDLTSNMLDTGIGETHTKRVARQLSSALEHLHQRDLVHRDVKLDNVLIFKSDFSRIKLCDFGETRKVNSSVRRRNEWLPYSPPEVLKLPMDATYKALITHDVWQFGIVIFICLTGCLPWQKAAFDDPRYTSFYNWYNSSNPLKKQPKLWKMVSSRAQKMFKKFVEPREERRATNFQELSRYYDDRWMAKGYTDRVAGSDIDELCPSMYSFHSDVNEKNILLKHFRDNGIETTVDRQAKKQRIRDWIQNSVIEEGDEDDEENPELMFDEETDEELQDTSRGHPIDESHRVTLRYDTEKHINPRTGEVIEGVKAPPEKNPLSYDVQNIEPVAPANVVRRYGVKEEGSSHSSTKDSAYGSMEGKLLGQTTQS